In the genome of Leptospiraceae bacterium, the window TTGATTATATCAGTCGAAAGGGTAGGTATGATGACTATATAGTGTAGACTTATATACATCACGTCCAGATAATACACCAACATGAAACATAGCGTACTCAAGAAAATCGGTCAAAACATACGTACTTGCCGTATCAACAAGGGTTTATCCCAAGAACGATTGGCGGAAATATGTGGTTTGCACCGAACTTATGTTGGTAGTGTTGAACGGGGCGAAAGAAACATAAGTATTTTGAATCTTGAGCGAATCGCCAATGCCCTTAATACCACAATAAAGGATTTGCTCAATGACCACAACAATTCAACAGACTGAAGAATATCGCGCAAAACTAGAAAACTGTCTCAATATCTTAAGAAGCAAAATTGAAAAAATCCAAATTGGAAGTAGTAAACAATTTCCTTTTGGATGGAGAAAAGCGGCTAAAGGCAGAACAGTTTGGAGAATTGTAGAAGAAGCAATTAATCAGAATTTAGAAAAATTCCATGAAGAATTGGGAATTGAATCTATTGAGCCGTCTGATTCTGAGGTCAGTGTATATGATACGAAATTAAAATTTCAAGGCGATAAGGATTTTATATACACCAATATCAAATCTGCGGTTCTTGGCGGAAGAACAAATAAAGATGATATTTCTAAGGCTAATGGATTGCAGGAATTTTTTCAGCAAGATATTGATAGGCAATTATTTATTTCGACTTTTGTAATTCGTTTTGACGATGAAATGACAATCAGTTTAACCGATTGCCATGTGATGCCGATAATGTGGTTGCCTGATATATATGTAAATCCAAGCAATAATGGAAACTTACAATCTTCCAAGTATAAAGATGTAAATGATGCAATCAAAAGAACTAACAAGGAATTTTTTGCTGAATTATCGTCTGCTGTGGAAGTGGCACAGGGCAAGCGAAGAAAAAAACAAGGATAAAAATTACGAGTATCGTATTGGGTTTTTGCAAAAATCCAATACGATTTTTTTTGTTTCGTCCGTAATTTTCCCTGCTCCAAAGACAATATCATCAATTTCAGAAAGATATTTTCCAACTATGTTTCCATTGATTTTATTAGTGTAAACATGTTGACTTATTCTTGCCAATTCGGTTTTCTCGCCTAAAGAAAATTCTATGACGGGGATTCTTGATAAATAACCAGATGTAATCATATTGGAACGAATTAATACTCCCCTGACCATGTACATTACTAAACTGCTGTTTAGA includes:
- a CDS encoding helix-turn-helix transcriptional regulator, translating into MKHSVLKKIGQNIRTCRINKGLSQERLAEICGLHRTYVGSVERGERNISILNLERIANALNTTIKDLLNDHNNSTD